A DNA window from Raphanus sativus cultivar WK10039 unplaced genomic scaffold, ASM80110v3 Scaffold5423, whole genome shotgun sequence contains the following coding sequences:
- the LOC108839143 gene encoding uncharacterized protein LOC108839143 has protein sequence MAKTRGGGQVGSRRSRRNQGLDVVDPTLTVKKRTTKKVAAPTKALVLTPTRRSSRIKKVAAQDDEVEDELEDVTPEYIPRDDELEDVTPEYIPRDDEVEDVTPEDVTPVADQAEKARSEDDKEEGEACLKGQEQKEDDGEPANMVEDEVLNEEGNEEVSNAQDDEIPSNEGVELPGEEVKEKNRRGPTKMRRVAENPNEKVAVTFTDFGEHVGPGSVTLSSFLGPLVREHVPVTLSDWRRLDAATKATMWEEIQGRFNLQEEWHKAVIFKQLGSLWRAGKSRLVSQVRAAKTAAERLKLKPSNVPSIQVWNTWVRSKTTSSFTEISNRYRELRKNQIPHTTSCKGMIRLAYDMKKKSQDPKKVSRSKVWIAGHTHADGRPVKPQYAETIEQIQSLDSQMDSTSAADNIREDAVTKILGKDKPGRVRGFGRGITATKLAFLQSRHAKIADMASEIEELKGMVRELAGKKKTNGETETSETSAGFKEGVRVQILDWFESEDVVVGEGEFCSDEPMYKIGRVPIGPNAVAVIVKSALISEAFLWRPTTDALSLEDAVGCKVAWPINKVVLDRNPVASQDVSMQHKEGETRRCKIYDWTSEEEEVIAEGLLCSSNSKEMVNNIPLGPNVVSIEVVKVFKDNAHLWRPTAEMFLIGDAINEKIAWPLLKFEIMASITTAATPAKPAATKTASPTKPAKKKAMSPGSTSTTKSAKQKCILFDCSNTGRKVAEGRVASTDPKELCHFVPLGPNASKVWVEVAKIGDAKVWRPNSEIEYISDAIGSVVA, from the exons ATGGCAAAAACAAGAGGAGGAGGACAAGTTGGTTCTCGTCGGAGTAGACGTAATCAAGGCTTGGATGTAGTAGATCCAACACTAACAGTGAAGAAAAGAACAACAAAGAAAGTGGCTGCCCCAACAAAGGCTTTAGTTCTAACGCCAACGAGAAGAAGTAGTAGAATCAAGAAAGTGGCTGCTCAAGATGACGAGGTAGAAGATGAGCTAGAAGATGTTACACCAGAATATATTCCGCGAGATGATGAGCTAGAAGATGTTACGCCAGAATATATTCCGCGAGATGATGAGGTAGAAGATGTAACACCGGAAGATGTAACACCAGTGGCTGATCAAGCTGAGAAGGCAAGGTCTGAAGATgataaagaagaaggagaagcttGTTTGAAAGGACAGGAACAGAAAGAGGATGATGGAGAACCTGCTAATATGGTAGAAGATGAAGTTCTCAATGAGGAAGGGAACGAAGAAGTCAGCAATGCTCAAGATGATGAGATTCCTAGTAACGAAGGAGTTGAGCTACCAGGGGAagaagtgaaagaaaaaaatagaagaggACCAACAAAGATGCGTAGAGTGGCTGAAAATCCTAATGAAAAGGTTGCGGTCACATTCACTGACTTTGGTGAGCATGTTGGACCTGGTTCAGTAACACTATCATCTTTTCTTGGTCCTCTTGTGAGGGAACATGTTCCGGTAACACTTTCTGATTGGAGAAGACTTGATGCAGCGACTAAAGCAACAATGTGGGAAGAAATTCAG GGGAGGTTTAACTTGCAAGAAGAGTGGCATAAAGCTGTTATTTTCAAGCAGTTGGGAAGCTTGTGGAGGGCTGGGAAGTCAAGGCTAGTGTCACAAGTACGGGCAGCGAAGACTGCTGCTGagagattaaaattaaaacccaGCAACGTCCCATCTATACAAGTGTGGAACACTTGGGTTAGGAGCAAGACTACCTCAAGTTTCACG GAAATAAGTAATAGGTACCGAGAGCTGAGAAAAAATCAGATTCCTCATACCACCAGCTGCAAAGGAATGATTCGTTTAGCTTATGATATG aaaaaaaagagtcaaGACCCGAAAAAAGTGAGTAGGAGTAAGGTATGGATTGCGGGACATACTCACGCTGATGGTAGACCCGTGAAGCCTCAATATGCTGAGACTATT GAACAAATCCAGTCACTTGATAGTCAAATGGACTCTACATCAGCTGCTGATAACATAAGGGAGGATGCTGTCACCAAGATTTTGGGAAAAGATAAACCTGGACGAGTAAGGGGGTTTGGTAGAGGGATTACGGCTACTAAACTAGCATTTCTGCAATCTAGACACGCAAAGATTGCTGATATGGCTAGTGAGATTGAAGAGTTGAAGGGCATGGTCCGAGAGTTAGCTGGAAAGAAG AAAACTAATGGTGAGACTGAAACATCtgagacaagtgctggattcaaAGAAGGAGTCAGAGTACAAATACTGGATTGGTTTGAGTCAGAAGATGTAGTTGTTGGTGAAGGAGAATTTTGCTCTGATGAACCGATGTACAAAATTGGTCGTGTGCCTATTGGTCCTAATGCAGTGGCTGTTATTGTTAAGTCTGCATTAATCTCGGAAGCTTTTCTCTGGAGGCCTACGACAGATGCATTATCTCTTGAGGACGCAGTGGGATGCAAAGTAGCTTGGCCAATAAATAAAGTGGTTTTGGACAGGAATCCAGTAGCGTCTCAAGATGTATCGATG CAACACAAGgaaggcgaaactcgaagatgCAAAATCTATGACTGGacttcagaagaagaagaggttatTGCTGAAGGTCTCCTGTGCTCATCTAATTCCAAAGAGATGGTTAACAATATACCTCTGGGTCCAAATGTGGTGAGCATTGAAGTGGTGAAGGTGTTTAAAGATAATGCTCATTTGTGGAGGCCAACTGCAGAGATGTTTTTGATTGGTGATGCAATTAACGAGAAAATCGCATGGCCACTCCTCAAGTTTGAAATCATGGCTTCGATCACTACAGCTGCAACACCTGCAAAACCTGCAGCCACGAAAACAGCATCACCTACCAAACCAGCAAAGAAAAAAGCAATG AGTCCAGGCAGCACTAGTACCACCAAAAGTGCAAAGCAGAAGTGTATTCTCTTCGACTGCAGCAACACCGGACGTAAGGTAGCTGAAGGAAGAGTGGCTTCAACTGATCCGAAAGAGCTGTGTCACTTTGTGCCCCTGGGTCCAAATGCAAGCAAGGTGTGGGTTGAAGTGGCTAAGATTGGTGATGCAAAGGTGTGGAGGCCAAATTCAGAGATTGAATACATCTCTGATGCAATAGGTTCGGTTGTGgcataa